A single Kryptolebias marmoratus isolate JLee-2015 linkage group LG7, ASM164957v2, whole genome shotgun sequence DNA region contains:
- the nitr6b gene encoding novel immune-type receptor 6b — protein sequence MLAFFMTVLILKSLYAAEVNEISQPVSVQILKLGESTAIECYIESLMNKRMWYKLNTDRRLQLVAFFDTTYNRSEISDKFRQRFSVQFDNINSHLSIFRVAAEDVGTYFCGALFLNDIRFGPGTSLTLKDEIKLPELKQSNVALIVSNTILGIVIVLLLWIICRTRRKDSPEAPDRSSDSKQTNETVVYSTVSTAHRSLASRPPPEV from the exons ATGCTGGCGTTCTTCATGACCGTGCTCATACTCAAGTCTTTGT aTGCGGCAGAAGTCAATGAAATCTCTCAGCCTGTTTCTGTACAAATATTGAAGCTCGGAGAATCGACAGCTATTGAATGTTACATAGAGAgtttaatgaataaaagaatGTGGTACAAACTAAATACAGACAGAAGACTACAGCTTGTTGCATTTTTTGATACCACTTACAACCGAAGTGAGATATCTGACAAATTTCGTCAGCGTTTTTCAGTACAATTTGACAACATCAACAGTCATCTGAGTATATTCAGAGTAGCAGCGGAAGATGTTGGAACCTACTTTTGTGGAGCGCTGTTCCTAAATGATATTCGGTTTGGACCAGGAACCTCTTTGACTCTTAAAG ATGAGATCAAACTGCCGGAGCTGAAACAAAGTAACGTTGCACTGATTGTATCAAACACTATTTTGGGGATTGTGATTGTCCTTCTTTTATGGATAATTTGTAGAACCCGGAGGAAAGATTCTCCAG AGGCACCTGATAGATCTTCTGATAGTAAACAG acaaatgagacagtTGTCTACTCAACTGTGTCTACGGCTCACAGAAGCCTCGCCTCCAGACCTCCTCCTGAAGTATAG
- the LOC108244242 gene encoding immunoglobulin kappa light chain: protein MTPSKFLFCLTWVLLWNNAETDDLKKTTVHQERGFLSAHVGGNLTLSCFYDSDVSRYYWYKQALGQKMQLISISHKLDKSGTFHNEFKDNPSFKLETDPGKSRLKISDLQVSDTGTYFCVSALSFMFEFGQGTTVSVKHSGLENKALVHQSASETIHPGGSVTLNCTVQTGTCDGEHSVYWFRNSEDSHPGLIYTRESRNDQCERKPNTQTHACVYNLPVKNLDESLAGTYYCAVVSCGRILFGNGTKLELKSGVASWLVVYFLSGALTLTIILSVLLAFIMNKMHRRDSCQTSELKVQFSAHPRNGENHQDPNSLQYAAVNVNLSRRSRSQKNAESDCVYSSIKQ from the exons ATGACACCTTCaaagtttcttttctgtctcacaTGGGTGCTCCTATGGAACAATG cTGAGACGGATGATTTGAAAAAAACGACTGTGCACCAAGAAAGAGGCTTTCTATCAGCTCATGTTGGTGGCAACCTGActctgtcatgtttttatgacAGTGATGTTTCAAGGTATTACTGGTACAAACAAGCTCTGGGACAGAAGATGCAGCTTATCTCTATCAGCCATAAACTTGATAAAAGTGGCACATTTCATAATGAATTCAAGGATAATCCAAGCTTCAAACTGGAAACTGATCCTGGGAAGAGTCGGCTTAAAATCTCTGACTTACAAGTTTCAGACACAGGAACTTATTTCTGTGTGAGTGCACTTTCATTTATGTTTGAATTTGGACAGGGGACCACAGTCAGTGTGAAGCATTCAGgtttagaaaacaaagctttgGTCCATCAGTCAGCATCTGAGACCATCCATCCAGGAGGTTCTGTGACTCTGAACTGTACAGTACAAACTGGAACCTGTGATGGAGAACACAGTGTTTACTGGTTCAGAAACTCTGAAGATTCTCATCCAGGGCTCATCTACACTCGTGAAAGCAGGAATGATCAGTGTGAGAGAAAacctaacacacaaacacatgcctGTGTGTATAACCTGCCAGTGAAGAACCTGGACGAGTCGCTTGCTGGGACTTATTACTGTGCTGTTGTCTCATGTGGACGCATTCTGTTTGGAAACGGGACCAAGCTGGAGTTGAAAA GTGGGGTGGCCTCTTGGCTTGTGGTGTATTTCTTAAGTGGAGCTTTGACTTTGACCATCATCCTGAGTGTTTTACTGGCTTTCATAATGAACAAGATGCACAGGAGAGACAGCTGCCAGACTTCAG AGCTTAAAGTGCAATTTTCAGCTCACCCAAGGAATGGAGAG aaTCACCAAGACCCAAACAGCCTCCAGTATGCTGCTGTAAATGTTAACCTGTCCAGAAGATCAAGAAGTCAGAAGAACGCAGAGAGTGACTGCGTTTACTCCAGTATAAAACAGTAG